Genomic window (Corticium candelabrum chromosome 3, ooCorCand1.1, whole genome shotgun sequence):
ACAATGGAATGGGTTGATTGCCTTCAGATATCAGTTCAAATGTGCCACAATGTCAAAGTCATTACAACTACAGAATACTGCACGACTCATTGAAAGTGTGCCCCAAGATGACAAGCAAAtaaagactgacagactgcaCATGGTGATAACGAGACTCTTGACATACTATTGTTTTAATCCAACAAACTTGCTAAATTGTAACACGTACTTCCCTAAATCTAATGTTTGCTATATAGAATGAAAAGCGGTACTCATGATTAGTAATGAGCATTAAAGATTTAGACAAGTCTGACCTTACACGGCCTTCTTGAAATAAAGACACTGTCCTTCTCTTTGCTAAAATACTCTATCTTTCCATACATGTGTGGATTTGTGCGTTTCACACAGATATAATCTCCTGCTCTCAAAACACAGCCATGAACAGATCCTGACAACTGAAGTGTTCTGTATTTTCCACTTCCAACCTCTGTTTCATCACAGAAAACCCACTAACacaacataaataataatGCAACATACAGCATTCAACAACTATAAGTGTGATGTACCTCTTCGTCTAAACATTTGTGACATTTGGACAACCAGTCACAAAATCTCTTTTCTTCACGTTTGTGAAAGCAATCATTGAGACGACGACCTAGCATATCAGATGGCAAAAGAAGATTCAGCTTGTTATGTCCTGTCAGCATGGTTCGATCAAAAAACAGCATTCCTTTTAGTCTCTTGAAGCAACTATCTGGCAATTTGTCTCTCTGAGCAGCAATTCGTGGTTTCTTCAACTTACAGAAATCCAAACTACAAGAAATAACCAAGAATACCACAAGCATTGTTACACTGATGCACAAATGTACCAAGGTATGACAGTCCGAGGTATGAGCCTCCCTTGCCAGAAACATTCGAATAATTCATGCTTATCATATGGGTATGGAATTGTCTCACCATCAGCAAGAGTTGATGGAAAATACAGCAGTAAGCCCTAACAACATATaactttattattattattattatcattatcataattattattattgaattttcTTTCACATCATATATATGATGTAGCTCCCACTGGGGGCAACAatgagaaacaaaacaaactaacaaacaaacacactaaaaCTTCCGCTACCCACCCTAGTTACTTACACATACCTAATTGCAACTTCTTGTCAACGGTTACTATAAACATTCCTCTCACTAACCTGTTTACTGAATAAAAAGgttttttaaaataattatgtTTCATTGCCCTAATTCTTTCTTCTACCTCTTGAAATGCTCCATTAAACCGATCGTTAATTGAGTCATATTTCTTCATGCCGAGACCTTTCCTGACCCCCTTTCTCAGACCTATATTTATAGCATTCTTCACATCGCATCTGTCAAAGCCCCCAGATGGCACACATATGACATTATTGGGAACAGTTGTCTATTAATTATGCACCTCCATAAATTGTCCAAATACAGAGTCCTGCCAGTTTTTCCAAGTACTGTGTTGACCCCGCCAAAGAATTTCTTACTCTTGCTTCTACTGTAAAAATCGGTTGGCAAAATGAATCCATGTCCACTCCCAAGTGCTTTAATGACGTTTTGAACATCATAACAGATCCATTTAGCTGCTATTCTGGGTTTACGAGTGACAGAAGTCTATTTTTACTGAAAATTGTACAAATACTTTTCTTGCTGTTAAACAATAGCCTACTCTCTTTAGCAAATAGGGAACAAGTATCCAGCATTTTCTTCATCCCGTATCTCGTTGTAGATACCAATGTAACATCATCAGCCTAGGCAATACCACCCACGTACATGTCTCCTATTCCAGATTTCCGTAAATAGACCAACAGATCATCCATATAGATATTGAAAAGAGCAGGAGAAAGACACTACTCTGTCTCACTCCATTTTTAACCTTGTAAGCTTCAGACAGCTATTCTTTCCATTTCACTCTCATTATCTGTTGTTCATACCATATTAATAACAATCTCACGTAAACTAGAACTCTCACAAGTAAAAGTTTGCTAAGCAGTCTGTGAGGAACCCTGTCGTATGCCTTTGACAGATCAagtgtacagacaaacatcttAGTGTTTCCTCTCTCCATATAATTGTCCACTGTCTTTTTtaacacaaagaaacagtcCCTACAGCTGTGCTTACGCTTAAAACCAAACTGCTGTTCACTGGTTCCAAGTACTAACCTGACTCATTTCATTAATACCATTTCAAATAGCTTTGATACCAACGACGATACACTGATTCCTCTATAGTTATTTACATCAGCAGTGTCCCCACTTCTGTCTTTGACTACTGGTACCACATAAGATGTAACAAACTGCTCAGGAACAAAAGAATGACGAAGAAACATAGTAAAAGCAGAACACAAATATAGAGCTAATACACAACCTCCATATTTAACATGTTCTGGTTGAACACCATCACACCCTGCTGCTTTGTTCGTTTTCAAACCTCCCACTGCTTTCACTACTCGCTCCAAGCTTATGTCCACACCCCCAGGTATGCCTGAATTTTGCATCTGTTTTCTAATTGCCTCTTCAAAGTTTACCTTTCCTTCTTCTCTTTTCCTCTTGCATCCACTGTGACTATGGATCCAAAATGGTTTGCCCACAAAGATATATCGTCATCATTGATAGCATTCCCAACTTGGACAGCCAATCCACATATATTTGGTCTTCTCCCAGTTTGAAGTGTATGCCAAAAACCCGCTTGGTCTCCGTTACTCAATGCCTTACATAGAATCTCACCAAACTTCACATCTTCCTGACGTTTAAACACTTTGAGTGCTTTCTTAACACTTTTCCTGGAATTCAGCATTCTCTTATATCGTTCTCCATGTCATGGTTTCCCAATGTCTTTCCATCTCCTGTATTCCTTTACAGCTGTTTTTTATTATCCCGTTATGAGAGCTATTATGAGAGTATCCCGTATA
Coding sequences:
- the LOC134177250 gene encoding structural maintenance of chromosomes flexible hinge domain-containing protein 1-like, whose translation is MKAFDLSEESGDVESLYQLNARSSYNFSVDLRIQEKSGDRVYPVQGLLLYFPSTLADGETIPYPYDKHELFECFWQGRLIPRTVIPCLDFCKLKKPRIAAQRDKLPDSCFKRLKGMLFFDRTMLTGHNKLNLLLPSDMLGRRLNDCFHKREEKRFCDWLSKCHKCLDEEWVFCDETEVGSGKYRTLQLSGSVHGCVLRAGDYICVKRTNPHMYGKIEYFSKEKDSVFISRRPCKQTLDLGKYVLQFSKFVGLKQ